Proteins encoded within one genomic window of Melospiza georgiana isolate bMelGeo1 chromosome 24, bMelGeo1.pri, whole genome shotgun sequence:
- the IFNLR1 gene encoding interferon lambda receptor 1 gives MCALLGSSVLCNSHRKHQRMGEGKAFVSNGKFCFVLCGWRVGALMALCVLQQARGHVQLLPPQNVTLLSRDFAMILTWAPGEGSPPDVTYTVRYESQDRLDKWRKVPHCRNIPRSFCNLTCALSNLYVKVRARVKAVWGQSQSPWVKSQFKDYYSDVELAPPVLTLKVRDNSIHVSASFPLPTCVENLTWKYDLNLWEAGSEDKQKKYEGYFRKDTVTINTTALRGNYCFSARAVYESINVKHSEFSQPVCVLLNHKAQWKFPLLVVIPLLVLPIFVASPFICCLVKQEAKQRKMPQVLDFSQFKAAGPTFPLGLGEKEFCSDDLSCSEEPVPQRRTNRALGGHQLPWRASFPSSSSLSSSWSEDEEEEGSSTLIPYHEMPRYPKRGLSSQPAPAALGEILDSGSGDLSVASVLDLRALGFTLLAERKGERDTSGSQAHKEPSLYLCSSLDRISLADVTFPGAPEQGQDHGHGDKRLGTSPLQPLLGGIGAEPHELNPRKVPHSCRGYQESIPDPSRQLLIPLWTLQLAEDEGIASDCGSDSFTEGTPPGPTVLSDAFGTSGTEGKCDPKLQFPGYEHSHYLGRI, from the exons ATGTGTGCACTCCTGGGTTCCTCAGTCCTCTGCAATTCACACAGGAAACACCAGAGAATGGGTGAAGGAAAAGCATTTGTGTCAAATGGGAAGTTCTGCTTTGTCCTGTGTGGCTGGAGGGTGGGAGCCCTGATGgctctgtgtgtcctgcagcaGGCTCGAG GTCATGTTCAGCTTCTCCCTCCTCAAAACGTGACCCTGCTGTCCAGGGATTTTGCCATGATTTTGACCTGGGCTCCAGGGGAAGGCTCTCCCCCAGATGTGACCTACACTGTGAGGTATGAAAG CCAGGACCGCCTGGACAAATGGAGGAAGGTTCCTCACTGCAGGAACATCCCCAGGTCCTTCTGCAATCTGACTTGTGCCCTCTCCAACCTCTACGTCAAGGTGCGGGCTCGGGTGAAGGCGGTTTGGGGCCAGTCCCAGTCGCCCTGGGTGAAATCCCAGTTCAAGGATTACTACTCAGATG TGGAACTGGCTCCCCCTGTGCTCACCCTGAAGGTCAGGGACAACTCCATCCACGTCAGtgcctccttccctctgcccacCTGTGTGGAGAACCTCACCTGGAAGTATGACCTGAACCTCTGGGAAGCAGGATCTGAAGACAAG CAGAAGAAATACGAGGGTTACTTCAGGAAGGACACAGTGACCATCAACACCACTGCCCTCAGAGGCAACTACTGCttcagtgccagggctgtctATGAAAGCATCAACGTGAAGCACAGTGAATTCTCCcagcctgtgtgtgtgctgttAAACCACAAAG CACAGTGGAAGTTCCCACTTCTGGTTGTAATCCCTCTGTTGGTCCTCCCCATCTTTGTGGCCAGTCCCTTCATCTGCTGCCTGGTGAAGCAGGAGGCCAAGCAAAGGAAGATGCCTCAGGTTCTG GATTTCTCTCAGTTTAAAGCTGCTGGACCAACCTTCCCCCTGGGGCTTGGTGAAAAGGAATTCTGCAGTGATGATCTGAGCTGCTCAGAGGAGCCAGTGCCTCAAAGGAGGACAAACAGAGCTTTAGGAGGACACCAGCTGCCATGGAGGGCTTCTTtcccatcatcatcatcactgtCATCATCGTGgtcagaggatgaggaggaggaaggcagcagcactttgaTCCCATACCATGAAATGCCTCGGTATCCAAAGAGAGGTctcagctctcagccagccccagcagctctgggggaaatCCTGGATTCAGGGTCTGGAGATCTCTCTGTGGCATCCGTGCTTGACCTCAGAGCCCTGGGTTTCACCCTCCTTGCAGAGAGGAAGGGTGAGAGGGACACCTCGGGGTCCCAGGCACACAAGGAGCCCTCCCTGTACCTCTGCTCCTCCTTGGACAGGATCTCCCTCGCTGATGTGACGTTCCcaggagccccagagcagggccaggaccATGGACACGGGGACAAGAGGCTGGGGACgagccccctgcagcccctgctggggGGGATTGGTGCTGAACCCCACGAGCTGAACCCCAGGAAGGTTCCCCATTCCTGCAGGGGTTACCAGGAATCCATCCCTGatcccagcaggcagctgctcaTCCCCCTGTGGacactgcagctggcagaggatgAAGGCATTGCCAGTGACTGTGGCAGTGACAGCTTCACAGAGGGGACCCCTCCCGGGCCCACAGTGCTCAGTGACGCTTTTGGGACTTCAGGTACAGAGGGAAAATGTGATCCAAAGCTGCAATTCCCAGGCTATGAGCACTCACATTACTTGGGAAGGATCTGA